A window from Pseudomonas moraviensis encodes these proteins:
- a CDS encoding urease accessory protein UreF — protein sequence MNPAWALLRLASPQLPIGGYSYSQGLEMAVDNGRVNNPDSARRWISDQLLLNLARFEAPLLLAHCRAAADENWADLQLLCENHRASRETRELHLESRQMGYSLQQLLNGLPELDASARDFLAQITEPHLALCWALAARAWGISPQDALAAWLWSWLENQLAVLMKTLPLGQQAAQRLTSELLPLLQQAQHDASQINPEHIGSAAFGLSLACMAHERQYSRLFRS from the coding sequence GTGAATCCGGCCTGGGCGCTGCTGCGTCTGGCCAGTCCGCAATTGCCGATTGGCGGCTACAGCTATTCCCAGGGTCTGGAAATGGCGGTGGACAACGGCCGGGTTAACAACCCGGACAGCGCCCGACGCTGGATCAGTGATCAATTGCTGCTGAATCTCGCACGCTTCGAAGCGCCGCTGCTGTTGGCGCATTGCCGGGCGGCGGCGGACGAAAACTGGGCCGACCTGCAGCTACTTTGCGAAAACCATCGTGCCAGCCGCGAAACCCGCGAACTGCATCTGGAGAGCCGACAGATGGGCTACTCCTTGCAGCAGTTGTTGAACGGTTTGCCGGAACTCGACGCGTCCGCCCGCGATTTTCTTGCACAGATCACAGAACCGCATCTGGCCCTGTGCTGGGCACTGGCCGCGCGCGCCTGGGGCATCAGCCCCCAGGACGCACTTGCCGCGTGGCTGTGGAGCTGGCTGGAAAACCAGCTCGCGGTATTGATGAAGACCTTGCCGCTGGGCCAGCAAGCCGCCCAGCGCCTGACCAGCGAGCTGCTGCCGCTGCTGCAACAGGCGCAGCACGACGCAAGCCAAATCAACCCCGAACACATCGGCAGCGCCGCTTTCGGTCTGTCCCTGGCCTGCATGGCCCATGAACGCCAGTACAGCCGTCTCTTCCGCTCTTAG
- the ureE gene encoding urease accessory protein UreE: MLVIHRRIDPQPVWAAELHLTFEARSKSRLRCFSAEGEDVGLFLERGQPPLHDGECLQAEDGRVVRVCARPEQLLHVTCANAFELTRAAYHLGNRHVALQVGDGWLRLLDDYVLKAMLEQLGAQVEAIEAPFQPEHGAYGGGHHHSRHGDEDFNYAPKLHQFGVRL, translated from the coding sequence ATGCTGGTGATTCATCGCAGAATCGACCCTCAACCCGTCTGGGCCGCCGAGTTGCACCTGACCTTCGAAGCGCGCAGCAAAAGCCGTTTGCGCTGTTTCAGTGCCGAAGGCGAAGACGTCGGGTTGTTTTTGGAGCGCGGCCAGCCACCGCTGCATGACGGCGAATGCCTGCAGGCCGAAGACGGCCGCGTCGTGCGCGTCTGCGCCCGTCCCGAACAACTGCTCCATGTCACCTGCGCCAATGCGTTCGAACTGACGCGCGCGGCCTATCACCTCGGCAACCGCCATGTCGCCCTGCAGGTCGGCGATGGCTGGCTGCGCCTGCTCGACGATTACGTGCTCAAGGCCATGCTCGAACAGCTCGGCGCACAAGTCGAAGCCATCGAAGCGCCGTTCCAGCCGGAGCACGGCGCCTACGGCGGCGGCCATCATCATTCCCGCCACGGTGACGAGGACTTCAACTACGCGCCGAAACTCCATCAGTTCGGCGTGCGCCTGTGA
- a CDS encoding TetR family transcriptional regulator produces MLPRAEQKQQTRNALMDAARHLMESGRGFGSLSLREVSKTAGIVPTGFYRHFADMDELGLVLVSEVGQTFRETIRLVRHNEFVMGGIIDASVRIFLDVVNANRSQFLFLAREQYGGSLPVRQAIGRLRENISADLAADLALMPKLQHLDLAGLSVMADLIVKSVFATLPDIIDPPAEALPEHLTPQAKITQQLRFIFIGLKHWQGLGSTE; encoded by the coding sequence ATGCTGCCCCGCGCCGAACAGAAACAACAGACCCGCAACGCCTTGATGGACGCTGCCCGCCACCTGATGGAAAGCGGCCGAGGATTCGGCAGCCTGAGCCTGCGCGAAGTGAGCAAGACCGCCGGCATCGTGCCCACTGGGTTCTATCGTCACTTTGCCGACATGGACGAGTTGGGGCTGGTGCTGGTCAGCGAAGTCGGCCAGACCTTCCGCGAGACCATCCGCCTGGTGCGGCACAATGAATTCGTCATGGGCGGCATCATCGATGCGTCGGTGCGCATCTTCCTTGATGTGGTCAACGCCAACCGCTCGCAATTCCTGTTTCTCGCCCGCGAACAGTATGGCGGCTCGCTGCCGGTACGGCAGGCAATCGGACGCTTGCGCGAAAACATCAGCGCCGACCTCGCGGCGGACCTGGCGCTGATGCCCAAACTGCAACATCTGGATCTGGCGGGTCTGAGCGTGATGGCCGACCTGATCGTCAAATCAGTCTTCGCCACCCTCCCCGACATCATCGACCCACCGGCCGAAGCCTTGCCGGAGCACCTGACGCCGCAGGCGAAGATCACCCAACAGTTGCGCTTCATCTTCATCGGCCTCAAGCACTGGCAAGGGCTGGGCAGTACCGAATAA